Proteins encoded in a region of the Paramagnetospirillum magneticum AMB-1 genome:
- a CDS encoding TrkH family potassium uptake protein, which translates to MIDFRPVLFVNGFLLLVLALAMGIPAMVDLSAGDEDWKVFAVSAMVTAFAALSLIFGTRAKGRPTLSARQAFMLTTLAWISTAAFAALPFAFGNLHLSPTDAVFEAMSGLTTTGATVIIGLDHAPRGILIWRALLNWLGGEGIIIMAIAILPLLRIGGMQVFRMETSDKTETIKPRITQVATSITLVYVVFTVLAALAFWAAGMGRFDAVCHAMAAISTGGFSTSDTKLAHWNTAVQWVAVFAMMVGGSSFVLWTGPWRRGRPRIVDDAQAHWYLMFIGTAAGVVALWQWAVNDMSLGVAVRHATFNVVSTVTSTGFVSTDYGTWGGFAHVVFFILVFIGGCTGSTAGGVKIFRWELLFALAGIHLKRLLHPHGIFVIHYNQRPIAPSVLDSVQGFVVMYFFTFALFALGLSVVGVDFMTALSGSAAALANAGPGIGEVIGPFGSYRPLPDAAKWILAVEMMLGRLELFTVAVLFSRSYWRE; encoded by the coding sequence TTGATCGACTTTAGGCCGGTTCTCTTCGTCAACGGCTTCCTGCTGCTGGTGCTGGCTTTGGCCATGGGCATTCCGGCCATGGTCGACTTGTCGGCAGGCGACGAGGATTGGAAGGTGTTCGCGGTGTCCGCCATGGTCACCGCCTTCGCCGCCCTGTCTCTGATCTTCGGCACCCGGGCCAAGGGACGCCCGACCCTGTCGGCGCGCCAGGCCTTCATGCTGACCACGCTGGCCTGGATCAGCACGGCGGCATTCGCCGCGCTGCCCTTCGCCTTCGGCAACCTCCACCTCAGCCCCACCGACGCGGTGTTCGAGGCCATGAGCGGGCTGACCACCACCGGGGCCACGGTGATCATCGGCCTCGACCATGCGCCCCGCGGCATCCTGATCTGGCGGGCGCTGCTCAACTGGCTGGGCGGCGAGGGCATCATCATCATGGCCATCGCCATCCTGCCCCTGCTGCGCATCGGCGGCATGCAGGTCTTCCGTATGGAGACCTCGGACAAGACCGAGACCATTAAGCCGCGCATCACCCAGGTGGCCACCTCCATCACCCTGGTCTACGTGGTGTTCACTGTGCTGGCGGCCCTGGCCTTCTGGGCGGCGGGCATGGGGCGCTTCGACGCCGTCTGCCACGCCATGGCCGCCATTTCCACCGGGGGCTTCTCCACCTCGGACACCAAGCTGGCCCATTGGAACACCGCCGTGCAATGGGTGGCGGTGTTCGCCATGATGGTGGGAGGCTCGTCCTTCGTGCTGTGGACCGGCCCCTGGCGGCGCGGGCGTCCGCGCATCGTCGACGACGCCCAGGCCCACTGGTACCTGATGTTCATCGGCACCGCCGCCGGCGTGGTGGCGCTGTGGCAATGGGCGGTCAACGACATGAGCCTGGGCGTGGCCGTGCGACACGCCACCTTCAACGTGGTCTCCACCGTGACCAGCACCGGCTTCGTCTCCACCGATTACGGCACCTGGGGCGGCTTTGCCCATGTGGTGTTCTTCATCCTGGTGTTCATCGGCGGCTGTACCGGCTCCACCGCCGGCGGCGTCAAGATCTTCCGCTGGGAATTGCTGTTCGCCCTGGCCGGCATTCACCTCAAGCGGCTGCTGCACCCCCACGGCATCTTCGTCATTCACTACAACCAACGCCCCATCGCCCCGTCCGTTCTGGATTCGGTGCAGGGCTTCGTGGTGATGTACTTCTTCACCTTCGCCCTGTTCGCCCTGGGCTTGAGCGTGGTGGGCGTCGACTTCATGACGGCGCTGTCGGGTTCGGCCGCCGCCCTCGCTAATGCCGGGCCGGGGATCGGCGAGGTCATCGGCCCCTTCGGCAGCTATCGCCCCCTACCCGACGCGGCCAAGTGGATTCTCGCCGTGGAAATGATGCTGGGCCGCCTGGAACTGTTCACCGTCGCGGTGCTGTTCTCGCGCAGCTATTGGCGGGAGTGA
- a CDS encoding TrkH family potassium uptake protein, translated as MIDLRPVLSIVGALVCILAAAMWLPAAIDFRDGHEEWRVFATSSGLTLFFGLALLLGTRLPQQRRSVRQTYLAATFGLAVPALFAALPLVYGPLQLSFVDAAFEATAGLTTSSATVIRGLDVLPRGLLLWRALLGWLGGIGVIALAIAVLPDLAVGGMQMFRVEVPGPAERATSRGRRIAASILAGYCGATGLLALALWLAGMSGFEALVHAMGTISTSGASTSDASIGHFDSGAITVLITFGMVLGGMPFLLFFHFLRGNRKVVLRDHQLRWYFALLTLGTLGVSAWLVSSRGLAPLDALRHGALTVVSVMTGTGHFTLEYGNWGGMPAAILFFLAFVGGCAGSTSGGIKVFRFQFLFADALMQIRRLLRPHAVLIATFNRRPIPEGVLGSVMGFLFVYALSFAMLSMSLAFLGLDFVTAVSGAASALANLGPGLGPEIGPGGSYAGLPDLAKGLLCLGMLVGRLELFTVLVLFVPAFWRQ; from the coding sequence ATGATCGACCTTCGCCCCGTCCTGTCCATCGTCGGCGCCCTGGTCTGCATCCTGGCCGCCGCCATGTGGCTGCCGGCCGCCATCGACTTTCGCGACGGACACGAAGAGTGGCGGGTTTTCGCCACCTCGTCGGGATTGACCCTGTTCTTCGGCCTGGCGCTGCTGCTGGGCACCCGCCTCCCGCAGCAGCGGCGCAGCGTCCGCCAGACCTATCTCGCCGCCACCTTCGGGCTCGCGGTGCCGGCCCTGTTCGCTGCGCTGCCCCTGGTCTACGGCCCGTTGCAATTATCGTTCGTCGACGCAGCCTTCGAGGCCACGGCAGGACTGACCACCTCCAGCGCCACGGTAATTCGCGGCCTGGACGTCCTGCCGCGCGGCCTGCTGCTGTGGCGGGCGCTGCTGGGCTGGCTGGGCGGCATCGGCGTGATCGCCCTCGCCATCGCCGTTTTGCCCGACCTGGCGGTGGGCGGCATGCAGATGTTCCGCGTGGAAGTACCCGGCCCCGCCGAACGCGCCACCTCGCGGGGGAGGCGCATCGCGGCGTCCATCCTGGCCGGATATTGCGGCGCGACGGGATTGCTGGCCCTGGCCCTGTGGCTGGCGGGCATGAGCGGATTCGAGGCGCTGGTCCACGCCATGGGCACCATTTCCACCTCGGGCGCGTCGACCTCGGACGCCTCCATCGGCCATTTCGACAGCGGTGCCATTACCGTGCTGATCACCTTCGGCATGGTGCTGGGCGGCATGCCCTTCCTGCTGTTCTTCCATTTCCTGCGCGGCAACCGCAAGGTCGTGCTGCGCGATCACCAACTGCGCTGGTATTTCGCCCTGCTGACCCTGGGTACCCTGGGGGTGTCGGCGTGGCTGGTGAGCTCGCGGGGGCTGGCGCCGCTGGACGCGCTGCGCCATGGTGCGCTGACCGTGGTGTCGGTGATGACCGGAACGGGCCATTTCACCCTGGAATACGGCAATTGGGGCGGCATGCCCGCCGCCATTCTGTTCTTCCTGGCCTTCGTGGGAGGCTGTGCCGGCTCGACCAGCGGCGGCATCAAGGTCTTCCGCTTCCAGTTCCTGTTCGCCGACGCCCTGATGCAGATCCGCCGCCTGCTGCGCCCGCACGCCGTGCTGATCGCCACCTTCAACCGACGGCCCATTCCCGAAGGGGTGCTGGGCTCGGTGATGGGCTTCCTGTTCGTCTACGCGCTGAGCTTCGCCATGCTGTCCATGTCCCTGGCTTTCCTGGGGCTGGACTTCGTCACCGCCGTGTCGGGGGCGGCCTCGGCCCTGGCCAATCTGGGGCCGGGCCTGGGGCCGGAGATCGGCCCCGGCGGCTCCTATGCCGGCCTGCCCGATCTGGCCAAGGGCCTGCTCTGCCTGGGCATGCTGGTGGGGCGACTGGAACTCTTCACCGTGCTGGTGCTGTTCGTGCCAGCGTTCTGGCGGCAGTAG
- a CDS encoding protein phosphatase CheZ, with the protein MNMRTPISESGLLKRELVGLFGHLQKIRTELAALNPPGATDHFGSMSEQLDAIVGATESATNTIMESMESISELMCEARAVAVDNQPLTQVFDKVEDRVNQVFEACSFQDITGQRISKIVNSLKFVEDRIKAVILTWGKDELTKVVVEIKKEEVDPDKALLHGPQLPGQGVSQADVDRMLGQDAIDKLFG; encoded by the coding sequence ATGAACATGCGGACACCGATCAGTGAGAGTGGCCTCCTCAAGCGGGAGCTGGTGGGGCTGTTCGGGCACCTTCAGAAGATCCGGACAGAACTGGCCGCCCTTAATCCGCCCGGCGCCACCGACCATTTCGGCAGCATGTCCGAGCAGTTGGACGCCATCGTCGGCGCCACGGAAAGCGCCACCAACACCATCATGGAAAGCATGGAGAGCATCAGCGAGCTGATGTGCGAGGCCCGCGCCGTGGCCGTCGACAACCAGCCGCTGACCCAGGTCTTCGACAAGGTGGAGGACCGGGTCAATCAGGTGTTCGAGGCCTGCTCGTTCCAGGACATCACCGGCCAGCGCATCTCCAAGATCGTCAATTCCCTGAAATTCGTCGAGGACCGGATCAAGGCGGTCATCCTCACCTGGGGCAAGGACGAGCTGACCAAGGTGGTCGTCGAGATCAAGAAGGAAGAGGTCGATCCCGACAAGGCCCTGCTGCACGGCCCGCAGCTGCCCGGCCAGGGCGTCAGCCAGGCCGATGTCGACCGCATGCTGGGCCAGGACGCCATCGACAAGCTGTTCGGCTGA
- the meaB gene encoding methylmalonyl Co-A mutase-associated GTPase MeaB, protein MSISPDPKALSQGVLAGERRALARAITLIESTRPDHREAAEALMHELLPHTGRSVRIGITGVPGAGKSTFIESFGLHVLEMGKKPAVLAVDPSSPRSGGSILGDKTRMEDLSRDARAFIRPSPSGCTLGGVARRTREAMLVCEAAGFDVIVVETVGVGQSETAVADMVDMFLLVLVPGGGDELQGIKKGIVELADAIIVNKADGDLAAAAARAARDYKNALHLLAPASPHWTVPVLTCSALARSGIDEVWSTIATYRDTMDKAGALADRRAAQAHAWMWNEVSETLLQALRDDPRVERMLPDMERGVAGGRMAPGAAARALVRTFRGQG, encoded by the coding sequence GTGAGCATTTCCCCCGATCCCAAGGCTCTCAGCCAGGGTGTGCTGGCCGGCGAGCGCCGTGCCCTGGCCCGTGCCATCACCCTGATCGAATCCACCCGGCCCGACCACCGCGAGGCGGCCGAGGCGCTGATGCATGAATTGCTGCCCCATACCGGACGGTCGGTGCGCATCGGCATCACCGGCGTGCCGGGAGCGGGCAAGAGCACCTTCATCGAGAGCTTCGGCCTGCATGTGCTGGAGATGGGCAAGAAGCCGGCGGTGCTGGCCGTCGATCCGTCTTCGCCGCGCTCGGGCGGTTCCATCCTGGGCGACAAGACCCGCATGGAGGACCTGTCCCGCGACGCCCGCGCCTTCATCCGCCCCAGCCCCTCGGGCTGCACCCTGGGCGGCGTGGCGCGCCGCACCCGCGAGGCCATGCTGGTCTGCGAGGCGGCGGGCTTCGACGTCATCGTGGTGGAAACCGTGGGCGTCGGTCAGTCCGAGACGGCGGTGGCCGACATGGTCGACATGTTCCTGCTGGTCCTGGTGCCCGGCGGCGGCGACGAGCTGCAGGGCATCAAGAAGGGCATCGTCGAGCTGGCCGACGCCATCATCGTCAACAAGGCCGACGGCGATCTGGCGGCGGCGGCGGCCCGCGCCGCCCGGGACTACAAGAACGCCCTGCACCTGCTGGCGCCGGCCTCGCCCCATTGGACCGTGCCGGTGCTGACCTGCTCGGCCCTGGCGCGGTCGGGCATCGACGAGGTGTGGTCGACCATCGCCACCTACCGCGACACCATGGACAAGGCCGGCGCCCTGGCCGACCGCCGCGCCGCCCAGGCCCATGCCTGGATGTGGAACGAGGTGTCCGAGACGCTGCTGCAGGCCCTGCGCGACGATCCCCGGGTCGAACGGATGCTGCCGGATATGGAGCGCGGCGTCGCCGGCGGGCGAATGGCCCCAGGCGCGGCCGCCAGGGCTCTGGTCCGCACCTTTCGCGGGCAAGGCTGA
- a CDS encoding carboxypeptidase M32, with amino-acid sequence MSTNPAYATLEARFRKMNSVAEALSVLSWDMATMMPEGAAEMRAEQVATLRGINHEQITAPDMGELLDRAAAEPLDAWQAANLREMRRDWIHASALPADLVEAQARAESACEMVWRQARPAGDFKAVLPALKVLLGLVREVGHVKAEALGVSIYDALLDQYEPLGRAAEIDPVFDHLETFLPGFIGEVLDAQNARPPIIEPDGPFATDRQKALGIRLMEVLGFDFRHGRLDVSHHPFCGGYPGDIRVTTRYNEDDFASAMMGVLHETGHALYEFGLPSGHWRPQPVGRARGMVVHESQSLLMEMQVCRSKEFAGFLSPLLKSTFGAEGPAWEPDNIYRRGIKVSRGFIRVEADEVTYPAHVIIRYRLEKALIEGRMELEDLPAAWNEGYQRLLGITPPDDRLGCLQDIHWYGGAWGYFPTYTLGAMTAAQLFDAACHADPAVMKGLAGGDFRPLLGWLRANVHSKGSLLSTRQLMTQATARPLDPTVFETHLRRRYLG; translated from the coding sequence ATGAGCACCAATCCGGCCTATGCCACCCTGGAAGCCCGCTTCCGCAAGATGAACTCCGTCGCCGAGGCGCTGTCGGTGCTGTCCTGGGACATGGCGACCATGATGCCCGAAGGTGCCGCCGAGATGCGGGCCGAGCAGGTGGCGACCCTGCGCGGCATCAATCACGAACAGATCACCGCGCCGGACATGGGCGAATTGCTCGATCGCGCGGCGGCCGAGCCGCTGGATGCCTGGCAGGCGGCCAATCTGCGCGAGATGCGCCGCGACTGGATTCATGCCAGCGCTCTGCCCGCCGATCTGGTGGAGGCCCAGGCGCGGGCCGAATCCGCCTGCGAGATGGTCTGGCGCCAGGCCCGCCCGGCGGGGGATTTCAAGGCGGTGCTGCCCGCCCTGAAGGTGCTGCTGGGGCTGGTGCGCGAGGTGGGGCACGTCAAGGCCGAGGCCCTGGGCGTGTCCATCTACGACGCCCTGCTCGACCAGTACGAGCCGCTGGGCCGTGCGGCGGAGATCGATCCGGTCTTCGACCACCTGGAGACGTTCCTGCCCGGCTTCATCGGTGAGGTTCTGGACGCCCAGAACGCCCGCCCGCCGATCATCGAGCCGGACGGCCCCTTCGCCACCGACCGCCAAAAGGCTCTCGGCATCCGTCTGATGGAGGTGCTGGGCTTCGACTTCCGCCACGGTCGCCTGGACGTGTCCCATCACCCGTTCTGCGGCGGCTATCCCGGCGATATCCGGGTCACCACCCGTTATAACGAGGACGATTTCGCCTCGGCCATGATGGGGGTGCTGCACGAGACCGGCCACGCGCTCTACGAGTTCGGCCTGCCGTCCGGCCATTGGCGCCCTCAGCCGGTGGGCCGGGCGCGCGGCATGGTGGTGCACGAATCCCAATCGCTGCTCATGGAGATGCAGGTCTGCCGCTCCAAGGAGTTCGCCGGCTTCCTCTCGCCGCTGCTGAAAAGCACGTTCGGCGCCGAGGGGCCGGCCTGGGAGCCCGACAACATCTACCGCCGGGGCATCAAGGTCAGCCGGGGGTTCATCCGGGTCGAGGCCGACGAGGTCACCTATCCCGCCCACGTCATCATCCGCTATCGCCTGGAAAAGGCGCTGATCGAAGGCCGGATGGAGTTGGAGGACCTGCCCGCCGCCTGGAACGAGGGCTATCAGCGCCTGCTGGGCATCACGCCGCCCGACGACCGGCTGGGCTGCCTGCAGGACATTCACTGGTATGGCGGCGCCTGGGGCTATTTCCCCACCTATACGCTGGGCGCCATGACCGCCGCCCAATTGTTCGACGCCGCCTGCCACGCCGATCCGGCGGTGATGAAGGGTCTGGCCGGGGGCGACTTCCGGCCGCTGCTCGGCTGGCTGCGGGCCAACGTCCATTCCAAGGGCTCGCTGCTGTCCACCCGGCAGTTGATGACCCAGGCGACGGCGCGGCCGCTCGATCCCACGGTGTTCGAGACCCATCTGCGGCGGCGCTACCTGGGCTGA
- the elbB gene encoding isoprenoid biosynthesis glyoxalase ElbB: MTAKPRFAVVLSGCGVYDGAEIHEAVLTLLAIDRLGGAYQCFAPDRAQMHVVNHLTGQEAAGESRNVLVEAARIARGAIKPLTAFSPADFDAMIFPGGFGAAKNLCTFATQGAECTVDPDTEAAVKAMAAAAKPMGALCIAPALMARIFGNGIDVTIGNDDGTAKAIEAMGAKHTQAAHGGVVVDKARKVVTSPCYMLDSSISQIADGAENTVKALLTLMGR; encoded by the coding sequence ATGACCGCCAAACCCCGCTTCGCCGTCGTCCTGTCCGGCTGCGGCGTCTATGACGGCGCCGAAATTCACGAGGCCGTGCTGACCCTGCTGGCCATCGACCGGCTGGGCGGCGCGTATCAGTGCTTCGCCCCCGACCGCGCCCAGATGCATGTGGTCAACCACCTCACCGGCCAGGAAGCCGCCGGCGAAAGCCGCAACGTGCTGGTGGAGGCGGCGCGCATCGCACGCGGCGCCATCAAGCCGCTGACCGCGTTCAGCCCGGCGGATTTCGACGCCATGATCTTCCCCGGCGGCTTCGGCGCCGCCAAGAACCTCTGCACCTTCGCCACCCAGGGGGCCGAGTGCACCGTCGATCCCGACACCGAGGCGGCGGTCAAGGCCATGGCGGCGGCGGCCAAGCCCATGGGCGCCCTGTGCATCGCCCCGGCCCTGATGGCCAGGATCTTCGGCAACGGCATCGACGTCACCATCGGCAATGACGACGGCACCGCCAAGGCCATCGAGGCCATGGGCGCCAAGCACACCCAGGCCGCCCATGGCGGCGTGGTGGTGGACAAGGCCCGCAAGGTGGTGACCTCGCCCTGTTACATGCTGGACTCCTCCATCTCCCAGATCGCCGACGGTGCCGAGAACACGGTCAAGGCCCTGCTGACCCTGATGGGGCGCTGA
- the truB gene encoding tRNA pseudouridine(55) synthase TruB, producing MARKRKGDPVNGWLAIDKPLGIGSTQVVAKVKRLLNAAKVGHGGTLDPLASGILPIALGEATKTVQYVMDGSKTYRFQVRWGEATASCDRESEVIETSPHRPTAEAIAAALPAFLGEIDQIPPAYSAIKIDGQRAYDLARAGEEVEIKPRRVAIKSFTLLGQPDADHADFEVHCGKGTYVRSLARDLSLALGTVGHVSVLRRIACGPFNEQNAISLESLEDLSQVPAPWTFLLPIETALDDIPALALTESEARRLQSGNPVSISHVVSRHPQAELAEGTVCRAMQAERLVALVRIESGEIRPVRVMNLTEE from the coding sequence ATGGCCCGCAAGCGCAAGGGCGATCCCGTCAACGGCTGGCTGGCCATCGACAAGCCGCTGGGCATCGGCTCCACCCAGGTGGTGGCCAAGGTCAAGCGCCTGCTCAACGCCGCCAAGGTCGGCCACGGCGGCACGCTGGACCCGCTGGCGTCGGGTATTCTGCCCATCGCCCTGGGCGAGGCCACCAAGACGGTGCAATACGTCATGGACGGGTCCAAGACTTACCGTTTCCAGGTGCGCTGGGGCGAGGCCACCGCCAGTTGCGACCGGGAATCCGAGGTGATCGAGACCTCGCCCCATCGCCCCACGGCCGAGGCCATCGCCGCCGCCCTGCCCGCCTTCCTGGGCGAGATCGACCAGATCCCGCCAGCCTATTCCGCCATCAAGATCGACGGCCAGCGCGCCTACGACCTGGCCCGCGCCGGGGAAGAGGTGGAGATCAAGCCCCGCCGTGTCGCCATCAAAAGCTTCACCCTGCTGGGCCAGCCCGACGCCGACCACGCCGATTTCGAGGTCCATTGCGGCAAGGGCACCTATGTGCGCTCCCTGGCCCGGGACCTGTCCCTGGCGCTGGGCACCGTGGGCCATGTCTCGGTGCTGCGCCGCATCGCCTGCGGCCCATTCAACGAGCAAAACGCGATTTCCCTTGAATCCCTGGAGGACTTGAGTCAAGTTCCCGCCCCTTGGACCTTTCTGCTTCCCATCGAGACCGCGCTGGACGACATCCCGGCACTGGCCCTGACGGAAAGCGAGGCCCGCCGCCTCCAGAGCGGTAATCCCGTGTCAATCTCGCACGTGGTTTCCCGACATCCGCAGGCTGAACTCGCCGAAGGCACAGTGTGCCGGGCGATGCAGGCAGAGCGGTTGGTGGCGTTGGTTCGCATCGAAAGCGGCGAAATCCGTCCGGTGCGGGTCATGAATCTCACCGAAGAATAG
- the rpsO gene encoding 30S ribosomal protein S15, which translates to MSITAERTQELVKEYATKEGDTGSAEVQVAILSERIRNLTEHLKSHKKDFHSRRGLLIMVGQRRRMLDYLKAKDNKRYEGLIGRLGLRK; encoded by the coding sequence ATGTCGATCACTGCTGAGCGTACCCAGGAACTCGTCAAGGAATACGCGACCAAGGAAGGTGACACCGGCTCCGCCGAGGTCCAGGTCGCCATTCTGTCGGAGCGCATCCGCAACCTGACCGAGCACCTGAAGTCTCACAAGAAGGATTTCCACTCGCGCCGCGGCCTGCTGATCATGGTTGGCCAGCGTCGTCGCATGCTCGACTACCTGAAGGCCAAGGACAACAAGCGCTACGAGGGCCTGATTGGCCGCCTCGGTCTGCGCAAGTAA